The sequence CAACTCCTGGAGGCCGAGCGCCTGCGCGCTCCGGAGCAGCGCGAGTCGCGCAAGCAGGACATCCAGCGCCAGTACCGCGCGCCCGCCCTGGAGTGGCTGCGCCAGAGCCACGGCGCCGACGTGCCCTCCCCCGAGTACGTGGCGGCGCTGCTGGCCTTCTACGAAGACCGGCTGGACGAGGCCCTCACCCGGCTCGACGCGATGAAGGACCGCCTCCCCTGGTTCCACGAGGCCCCCCTGCTCCGCGGCGACATCCTCCAGGCCCGCGCCACCCGGCGGTGGAACCAGGGCGACCGCGAGGGCGCGCTGGCCGACTTCGAGGCCGGCCGCCGCGCCTATACCGCCGCCGCCGCCACCGGCGAGAGCGTGCCCGAGGTCCACAGGTCCCTGGCGAGGCTCGAGTACACGGTGATGGTGATGGAGCTCTACAGCCAGGGGGACGTCCTGCCCCCCTTCACCCGAGGACTGGAGGCCGTCGCCCGCGCGCTCCAGGCGGACCCGGACTTCGGACTCGCCCGCGTCCTGGAAGCGCGCTTCCACAACCGGCTGGCGGAGTACCGCCTGAGCCGGGGCGGTGACGTGGAGGAGCCCCTCGAGAAGGCCCTCTCGGCCGCGCGCGCCGCCATGCACCTGACGCCCGAGCCGCCCAGGGCGCGGATGGAGCAGGTCCACAGCCTGTGGCGCCGGGCCCGCTCCCTCCAGGCCCGGGGCCTGGACCCCCATGCGCCGCTCCGCCAGGCCGTGGAGCTGCTGGAGTCCATCCCCGCGACGGACCAGGACTACGAGTTCCACGCCACCTGCGGCCTCGTCTTCAAAATCCAGGCGGACTACGAGGACGAGCAGGGAGAGGACTCGCGCATTGCTCGCGGAGAGGCCATCGCGTCCTACCGCGAGGCCATCCGGCTCGACGAGCGGCTGCCGGACGCGTGGATCAACCTGGGCATCGCCTACCTCACCCGCGCCACGCAGTCGCGCGCCACGGCGCCCCTGGAGGACCTGGAGCAGGCCCGGGCCGCGCTCGACACCTCGCGCAAGCTCAACCCGCGCAACTACGTGCCCTACTTCCTGGGGGGCACGCTGCACCTGGAGCTCGCCCGGCGGCGACGGAGCCAGGGAGAGGAGGCCCGGCCCGACCTGACCACCGCCCTGGAGTTCTTCGACGGTGGCCTCGCCATCAACGCCCGGATTGCGCAGCTCCACAACGGCCGGAGCGCGGTCCTCCTCGAGCAGGCGCGGGAGGCGTGGGACCACGGCGACGCTCCCTTCCCCCTGCTCGAGCAGGCGGTGCGGGCCGCGCGGCTGGCCATCGAGGTCGCCCCCCAGCAGGGCTTTGGCCACCACAACGTCGGCGAGGCCCTCGCCGAGCGCGCCACCTTCCGCGCGCGCTCCGGGGAAGACCCACGCCCCGACCTCCAGGCGGCCGAAGCGGCCTACCAGGAGGCCAGCGCGTTGCTCCCGGGCGGCGCGCACTACCCGGCCAGCCTGGCCCGCGTCCACGCCCGGCGGGCGGCCTTCGAGCTGGAGCATGCGGGGGAGCCGCGCAGGAGCCTCGACCGGGCCGAGGCGGCCCTGCGCCAGGCCTTCGAGCGCGGCGCCCGGGAACCCCTGGCCTGGCTCGCCCAGGGCGAGGTGCAGGGCCTGCGGGCTCGCTGGCTCGCGCGCCAGCGGCGGGCACGCCCCGAGGACTTCGAGGAGGCCGCGCGCGCCTTCGAGAAGGCGCTCGAGCTGGAGCCCCGGCGCCTGGACTACCGCGTCGCCTTCGGCCACTTCTGCCGCGAGTGGGCCGCCTGGCGGAGGACGTCAGGGCTGGAGCCGCGCCCCGCCCTGGAGCGCGGCCTCGCCCTGGCGGACGAGGTGCTGGCCGCGCGCCCCCGCTGGGCGGACGCGCTGCGGCTTCGCGCGAGCCTGCGTGAAGAAGCCGGGCCCTCGCGCTGAACCTCCGGCGCAGCGCGACGCCGACGCTTCAGGGGCCAGGGTCCGTTGCCACCTCCAGCGTCCCGGTCCTGGAGTCCTGGGGCAGCTCGGGACACCCATCGGCGACAGTGATTGTGTAGACGCCTGGCCTCTTGAGGACCAGGTTGTCCTCCCCGTGGACAGGCAACAACAGGCCGCGATCCGGCCCATGTCCCGTCACCTTGACGAGGGTCTTGTCCTTGCAGTGGTTGATGAACCGGACCGTGCCCCCCAGATTGAGACACCGGTCCGGCAGGAAGGCGATTCCCTCCCCGCGGAAGTCGACCACCACCACGTCGTGGTACCTCTCGCACTTGAGAGGCCACGGGTCCGGCGGCAGCGGCTCCTGCGCGGCCTCTGACGGCTCGCCCATCACGAGCCCGGCGAGCGGCAGCCCCAGCATCAGTCCCGGCAACACGAAGCGGGCCAGGGCCTGCCACGCACCGCGCCGCGCCCCTCCGGGCCCACGACTCCGCACCACGTCTCTCTGATTCATCGCGCTGCCTCCCAGGTCAGTCTTAATGATGAATACCGGATATACCGGCAATTCAACCTCCGGGTTGCAAGTGCAATTCCGCCTCCCTTTCGCCCGCTAGGCGAGGCCGAGCTCCTTCACGCGACGCCCCAGCGCCCGCTTCGATACCTGGAGGCGCCGGGTCATCGCGTCGAGGTCCCCCTGGCACTCGTGGAAGCAGCGGGTGATTTCCTCCGGGCTCAGCTCGCTGGCGGTCCGCAGGTTCGGGCTCTTGTCTATCAAGTCGTAGATGGAGGACCGGTGGATGCGGAGCCGGTCGGCGGCGGCCTGGAAGTCCCAGTCGTTCTCCTGGAGGGCGGCCAGCAGCTCCGCCTCGGAAATCTCGGAGGGCTTGCGGCGAGGCACGGCCGGGGCCTCGACCGGAGGCGGGGCGTTGGCGGGGCGTCCCGGGCGAGACGCCTTCGCCAGGGCCAGCTCCTGCTCGAGCTGGGCGTCGAGCCGCAGGCACGGCCGGCCCCGGTTGCCGATGACGAGCTGCCGCACCATGTTGCGCAGCTCGCGGATGTTGCCTGACCACCGGTGGCCCACCAGGCGCGCGGCCAGCGCCGGCGGGAGCCAGGGCTCGGCGAGGGGCTCCTCGGGCTTGAGGCGCCAGGCCTCCCCCAGCGCCTCCAGCTCCGCGCGGGCGAAGTGGTGGAACAGCAGCCCGATGTCCTCCCGCCGCTCCCGCAGCGGCGGCACGCGGATGGAGTAGCCGGCCAGCCGGTGCAGCAGCGGCTCCTTGAAGCGCCCCTCCTGTATCTGCCGCTCCAGGTGCGCATCCGTCGCGGCGACGAGCCGCACGTCGACGGTGACGGGCGTGCGCTCGCCCACGGGGTAGAGCTGCCCCGTCTCCAGCACCCGCAGCAGCATCACCTGCACCTCGGGGGGCGCCTCGCCCACCTCGTCCAGGAACAGCGTCCCCTCATGGGCGGCCTGGAAGAAGCCGGGCTGGTCTCTCACCGCACCGGTGAAGGCGCCCTTGCGCGCGCCGAACAGCTCCGCGGCCGCCAGCTCGCGGGGAATGGCGCCCAGATTGACACTGACGAAGGGCTTGTCCCTGCGCGTGCTGTGCCGGTGGATGGCCTGGGCAATCAGCTCCTTGCCGGAGCCCGTCTCGCCTCGGATGAGCACCGGCACGTCGAGGTCCGCCACCTGGGTGATGTGCTGGCGCACGCGCTGGAGCCCCGCGCTGCTGCCCACCATGCCCAGCCCGTCCTCCGCCTCGCTCGCCGCGGGGTCGGCCAGGTGCAGCACCAGCAGCACGCGCCCGGCCAGCTCCAGCGGCACGCCCGCGGCCACCTCACCGGCCGACAGCTCCCAGGGCTCGCGCAGCACCTCGCCGCCGACGGCCACGCGGCAACCCTCGCTCGGCTCCAGCCGGATGCCGCCCTCCTGCGCGCCCGGCGCGAAGACGAGCGGCTTGCGGCTCAGGAAGGGGTCCGCCAGGTGCAGGCCGAGCGCCCCCCCGGGCCGCAGGAAGTCCGGCTCGTTGCGGGACAGGTGCACCGGGCGGCCCGCGGCCAGAGCCTCCAGCAACAGCCGCTCACCGACGCGGTGCGCCTGCGGGTGCGCGGCGAGGGTCAGCGCGGGGACGAGCCGGGAGCCCTCCGCGGTGAGCGGGCTTCTCGAGACATCGGCCGTGGAGTGGTCCCACGCCGGGGGACGGGGCTGGGAGGACACGTCCCGGAACAAAGCAGACTTCCCACGGCACTTCCACGCGTCGCCCGTCGGATTCCACGCGTGGAAATGGCCCGCGGCCCCGGCCTCAGGGGGCGCCGGTCCCTGGTGCGTCCCGTGTGCCAGGCCGTGGCACGCCGGCTGCTCTGGGGCTGCGCCGCGCGGTCGCGGCACGCCGGCAGCTCGCCGGCCACCAGCGGCCGTACGTCCCCCACACCACAGGTCGTCACATGCCCCTCACTCGAATGTTCAAACTCCCCTGGCTCAAATGGCTCGCGGGAGCCGCGCTGCTCGGCGCGTGCTCCCCGGAGGTGGAGGTCCCCACCTCTGCCGAGCTGCTCGACGACGGCCCCGGTGCCAGCGTGCAGCAGGCCGTGAACACCCCGCCCAACCTCGCGCTCGGCAAGCCGGCGATGCAGTCGAGCATCTCCCCCCACGGCGGCCCGGCGGAGCTCGCGGTGGATGGCTCCACCAACGGCGTCTGGGGCGCCGGCTCGGTCACCCACACCAACGTCGAGGCCCAACCCTGGTGGCAGGTCGACCTCCAGGGCTCGTATGCCATCTCCACCGTGGTCCTCTACAACCGCACCGACTGCTGCTCGGACCGGCTCCAGAACTTCAAGGTGCGCGTCTCCGAGGACGGGATGAGCTGGCAGGACTCCCCCTTCACGGGCATCGCACCGGCGCAGACCACCTTCACCATCAACCGCCCGGCCCGGTATGTCCGCGTGCAGCTCGACGGCACCAATGCCCTGAGCCTCGCCGAGGTCCAGGTCTTCCAGGCCCCCAACCTCGCGCTCGGCAAGCCGGCGACGCAATCGAGCAACTACCCCCTCGGCGGCGGCGGGGCGGCGCTCGCGGTGGACGGCTCCACCAACGGCGCCTACCACTCCGGCTCGGTCACCCACACCAACACCGAGGCCCAGCCCTGGTGGCAGGTCGACCTCCAGGGCTCGCACCCCATCTCATCCGTGGTCCTCTACAACCGCACGGACTGCTGCTGGGACCGGCTCCAGAGCTTCAAGGTACGCGTCTCCGACGACGGGACGAACTGGCAGGACTACCCCATGATGGGCATCGCGCCGACGAAGTCCACCTTCGCCATCAACCGCTCGGCCCGGTACGTCCGCGTGCAGCTCGACGGCACCAATGCCCTGAGCCTCGCCGAGGTCCAGGTCTTCGCCACCCAGCAACCCGGGACGAGCGTGCGCGCCGGTAACGTCCTGTATGGCCACTGGAGCAGCTCCGGCGGGCGGCTCCCGTCCACCTCGGCCAACCGGCAGCTCCTCGTGGACGTCACCGGCATGAGCGAGGAGGTGACCTTCAAGCTCACCTCGACCGCCAATGCCTATCTCTACCTGCTGGACGCGAACGGCGCCGTGCTCGCGGAGGATGACAACAGCGAAGGCGGCACCCACGCGCGAATCACCCGTACGCTGGCAGCGGGGACCTACAAGCTGGTCGCGGCGACCGCCACCGCCGGCCAGCGTGCCGAGTTCACGGTCAGCGCGGAGGGGGCGCTGCTGCGCTTCCCGCTGCGCCTCCGGGTCCAGGCGGCGACCCGGTTCAACTGGATCTACGACGACTACGGCACGGAGTCCGACGGCGACGTGGCCATCTACCGCGCGGACCTCAGCCAGTATCCGGGCTACTACTCACTCGGAGATGTGGCCGTGCCCACGCATGACGACGCGCCCCGGATGAGCTTCGTGGTCTCCGGCGAGGGGGACGTGCTCGCGCGTCCGACCGACTATCAGTGGATCTGGAGCGACTGGGGCTCGGGGGGCTCCCATGACGTCTCCTTCTGGGACCCGGTGCCTGCCCCGGGCTACATCTGCATCGGCACCGTCACCACGCTGGGCTACGACAAGCCCTCCACCGACCTCATCCGGTGCGTGAAGGGCGAGTACGTGCTCCCGGGCACCCCCAACTATGTGTGGGACGACGCGGGCTCTGGCGCGGACTTCGACGTGAACCTGTCGCAGTCGGATCCCCGAGACTACCGGGGGCTGAGCCTGTCCACCTTCAAGGGCCAGAACCACTACGGCGCTGCCGACCCCAACCGCTTCTGGGTCCTCAACAAGAGCGCCACCGCCAATCCGGAGCTGAGGGGGCTGCCCACCGATGGGCAGACGGCGCTCCAGTTCGCGCCCCGCATCTGGCTGCACAGCGGGGAGTACTACCTGCCCTCCTCGGTCGAGCACTTCCTGGCCAACGTGCACCCGGACAACGGCTACCTGGTGACCAACCAGGCCCTGGGCTGTGACTCCTGCACGGACCCGGCGTTCCTCGATGGCCGCCGGCCGGACCAGGTCCACGTGCCGCTCTACGTGGAGGTCGTCCAGCGCACGTCCAACGGCCAGCCCACGCACATCACCGACATCATCTATTGGGCCTTCTACCCGTACAACAATGGCAAGCGGGTGTGCATCGGCCTGTACACGGAGTGGGGCGGATGCCTGGGCGCCTACTCCACGTTTGGCAACCACGTGGGCGACTGGGAGCACATGACCCTGCGGTTCATCGATGGCCGACCGCATCAGGTGTACATGAGCCAGCACTCGGGAGGGCAGACCGAGCTGTTCGGGTCCAAGTGGATGGCCATCCTGGGCTGGCACCCGGAGCTCTACGCGGCGCTGGGCTCGCATGGCTTCTACCAGGAGCCGGCCCGGCACGTTTACGAGCACCTCGACAACGGGGACTTCCTCGCCGACGACACGGACCGCGGCATCCCCTGGGATGGGTGGGTGCGGCCGGTGGTCTTCCCCTGGCAGCCGATGGGCACGTACAGCGGAAGCCTGGAGTGGCTCAACATCACGCAGAAGTGGGGCAACCCCGCGGCGGGCTGTTCCCTCAGCGAGCCCATCAGCGGCGAGTGCGTGCGCAACGGCGGACCGGACGCGCCCATGATGAGGGGCTTCTCCCAGCCCCCGGCCCTGACGCTGGAGTAGGAAAAGGCGGAGTCGAAGGCCGGCAGTGACTGACGCCCGCACGCCTGTTGAATGAGGCGTGCGGGCGCCCGCGCCTCAGTCCGCCGCGGGCACCATGTCCGGCGGGGCGGGCTGGCGCAGGGCCTCTTCGCGGGCCATCAGCACCACGCCCACCAGGGCCATGCCCCCGCCGACGAGCTGCACCCAGTCGGGCTTCTCGCCCAGCAGTGGCACCGCCCACAGCGTGGCCAGCACCGGCTCACCCAGGGTGGACACCGCGACGAAGGGCGTGGACAGGTGGCGCAGGGAGGCATTGAGCAGCGAGTGGCCGATGAGCTGCGGCACCAGCGCCAGCCCCGCGAGCACGGCCCAGGTGCGCGGCGTGAAGCCCGTGAGCGGCGTGTCCACGAAGAGGTGCGACCCCATCAGCGCCACCGCCGCCACCGAGTACACCACGCCCACGTACGTCCCCAGCGACAGCGCCTCGCGCACGCGCCGGCCGATGACGAAGTACACCGCCGCGAGGATGGCCCCCAGCACCGCGAGCACATCCCCCCAGAGCGCCTGTCCTCCGAGGGCGAAGTCCCGCGCGCCGATGAGCACGCTGCCCGCCAGGCACAGGCCAATCGCGGCCAGTCCGCGCGGGCCCACGCGCTCGGACAGCACCAGCCAGGCGAAGAGCGCCACCCACACCGGCTGCGTGGTGACGAGCGCCACCGAGCTGGCCACCGTCGTGTACTGGAGCGACGCAATCCACGTGGCGAAGTGCAGCGCCAGGGCCAGCCCGGACAGCACCAGCCAGCCCCACGTGCGCGCCGTCAGCGAGGCCAGCTCGGAGCGGCCCCGCAGCAGCGCCAGCGCCAGCAGCGGCGTGGCTGCGAAGGTGAGGCGCCAGGCGGAGATGGCCAGCGACGGCGCCTCGGCGAAGCGGATGAGCGGGGCGGCCCAGGACACGGCCACCACACCCAGCATCAGTCCACCGTAGACCCGGGCCCGAGAGGGAGGCGACGACAGGCCCGGAGTCGGGCTCGGAGTCAGCCTCGCCGTGGGGCCCGGCGAAGAGCCCGGCAATGAGTTGGGAGGCGGGCTCGGAGGCGCTGGGCTCACGCCTCGCCGGCGTCGGAGCCGGACGCGGGCGAGCCCGGAGACGACGAGCCCTCACCGGAGGACCCGCCCCCGGCAGGACGACGGCGGCGACGGCGGCGGCGGCGCTTGCGCTGGCCTCCACCCTCGGAGCCCTCATCGGAGGCATCCGCGCGCGGCGGCGGCACCTCGCCGGCCTTCCACGCCTCCAGCTGCTCACGGCCCTCGCCCGTGGCCTCCACCGTCATCTCGAAGACGGCGAGCGCCTCGTTGAAGAGGGGGTGACGCTTGAAGGCGGCGCTGCGACGGCGGCGCTCGCCGGACAGCGTGCGCTGGGCCAGCAGCAGCATGCGGCAGCGCTCGGCGATGCGGCGGGGCAGGCGCGCCGACTGCACGAAGCCGGCGAGCAGGTCCTCCACCACCTGCGACACGGACGGACGGCCACCCTCCTGCGACGCAGACGGGGCCTCTTCCTGCGCGGGCGAGCGGCTGATGGGCATCAGCAGCATGGCCAGGAGGATGGCGTCGTCCAGCGGCTCACCCGAGGCCACCCGCCGGTCCAGCGCCTGGGTGAAGGCGTAGAAGGTCTTCTCGCCCTCCTTGCCGTACTGCTTGAGGTACGCGCTCACCGGCGGCAGCAGGATCTTCAGCGCGTCGAGCGCGTCCAGCAGCTTGAGCGCCGGAGCGGCCACGCCACCCCGGATGAGCCGGAAGGTCTCCTCCAGCAAACGCGCGGGCGCGCAGCGGGGCAGGTCCTCCACCGCGCCTTCCATGGCCGCGTAGGTGCGCGACTCGATGTCCAGGTCCAGCTTCGCGGCGAAGCGCACGGCGCGAAGGATTCGCACCGGGTCCTCGCGCAGGCGGATTTCCGGGTCGCCAATCGTGCGGATGAAGCGCTCGTCCAGGTCTCTCCGGCCACGGACGTAGTCGATGACCCGTCCCTCGGCCACGTCGTAGAAGAGGCCGTTGATGGTGAAGTCACGCCGACGCGCGTCCTGCTGCGCGGTGCCGAAGACGTTGTCGTGGGTGATGAGCAGGTCTTCGCTCGACACCTCACCGTCCTCGTCGGCGCTGGGGGCGGGCTCCAGCTCCGTCGGGTTGGCGCGGAAGGTGGAGACCTCGATGATCTTCCCACCCTTGAAGTAGACGTGCGCCAGCCGGAAGCGCCTGCCGATGAGCCGGCAGTTGCGGAAGATGCCGCGCACCTCGTTGGGGGTGGCGCTGGTGGCGATGTCGAAGTCCTTCGGCTTGCGGCCCAGCAGCAGGTCGCGCACGCAGCCGCCCACCATGTACGCCTGGTGGCCGTGCTGATGCAGGCGAAGCACCACCTTGAGAGCGTCCGGGTCCAGTTCGTCCGGGTCGATTTCCGCCGGCTCGCCGGTGGGGCGGACATGGGGCGCGTGCAGCTCGCGCTCGTAGGGGGTGGGCTCGGGCTCGGGCTCGAGCACGATGGGCACCTGCTCCACCTCGGGCTCGCGGCCCTCGGCGGCGTCGGCGGCCTCGGCGGCGGCGAGCACGGCCTCGGCGCTCAGCCCCGACTCGTCGAAGCCGCCCTCCAGGGCGTCCTCGTCGTCAGCCTCGTCGTCGTCGGCCTCGTCCTCCACGCTGGCGGCCAGCGCAGGCGGCCGGGGCTCCTCGGCGCGGGTGTCAGGGGTGGGGCTGGGGGTTTCGGTTTCGGAAGGGGCCGTCTTTACGGCCAGGGGCTCGGACGCGCTGGCCTTTTCGGGGGGCGCAAACAGCTCCAGGTTGGAACTCATGGGGACCTCTTGTTCGCCGCGCTCGGAAGTCGCTGCCGCCTCGGAAGAGGCAACCTCGCGCGCGTCATTCTCGGGCGCAGGTGGCAGCGGACCGCCGGCAGGCGGCGTCTCAGTCGAATCTCGCGTCATCAGCCAGTGACGCCCCTCAAGGGGCGCTCTAGGGGCAGCCGTCTATACCGCATCCACCCGGCAGGGGAGTAGCGAGAGAAGACATTGTTGAACGGGGCCATCGGGCCGGCGGGGGCCACCACGGCCGCCCTGTTCCGTCCCTGTGGGTAGGGCCCCCGCGCACGTACCCGTGGACGCGCGGACCGGCACTCTCTTCGCGGTAGGGCTCTAAGAGAGGCTGGGAAGTGCATCCTGCTCCGGGTGCGGCGAGGGTGTCACACACGTGGCTCTCGTGGACGGCAGCGCGTGGGACGACCGCGCTCCCGAAGCACTCTGTCCCGTAACAACACGCCATGCACGGGAATCGTTCTGGAAGCAGCCCGGGTGTCGGGCACCGGTCGGCTCGGGGAGGGGCCGGGCGTGTCCCCCCGGCGTCCTGCCGGCTGGCAGGAGGGCAGGCAGCCAGCCTCCCGCGGCGTCCGGGTCGGCCCTACCCCCCATTCCTGGCCGCACGGGCGCGGAGCCCCGGTATGGTGGCGGCGGCACTGGCTCCGATGCGTCTTTCCCGTCTCCCACCGCCCCCACGCACCGCCCCTGTGGCCTCCGGGCTGGCACTGCTGGGGCTCCTGTGCGGCGCGGCGGCCCGGGCCCAGGAGTCGGCTCCGGCGGACGCGCCCGTCCAGCCCCCTCCGGAGACAGTGGTCTCCGCGCCCGCCTCGAAGGAGGACGCCCCCCAGGGCCGGGCCACCAGCACCGTCACCCGCGCGGACCTGGAGCGCCGGCTGCCCCGCTCCGCGCCGGACGCGCTGCGCTGGGAGCCGGGCGTCTTCGTGCAGCAGACGGCGCACGCGCAGGGGTCGGCCTTCGTGCGGGGCCTCACCGGGCAGCAGACGCTGGCCCTGTTCGACGGCATCCGCCTCAACACCAGCACCTGGCGCCAGGGCCCCAACCAGTACTTCTTCACGCTCGACTCGCGCACGCTGGACTCGGTGGAGGTGCTGCGCGGCGGGGCCTCCACGCCCTACGGCTCGGACGCGCTGGGCGGCGTGCTGCTGGCCCACC comes from Pyxidicoccus trucidator and encodes:
- a CDS encoding discoidin domain-containing protein, translating into MPLTRMFKLPWLKWLAGAALLGACSPEVEVPTSAELLDDGPGASVQQAVNTPPNLALGKPAMQSSISPHGGPAELAVDGSTNGVWGAGSVTHTNVEAQPWWQVDLQGSYAISTVVLYNRTDCCSDRLQNFKVRVSEDGMSWQDSPFTGIAPAQTTFTINRPARYVRVQLDGTNALSLAEVQVFQAPNLALGKPATQSSNYPLGGGGAALAVDGSTNGAYHSGSVTHTNTEAQPWWQVDLQGSHPISSVVLYNRTDCCWDRLQSFKVRVSDDGTNWQDYPMMGIAPTKSTFAINRSARYVRVQLDGTNALSLAEVQVFATQQPGTSVRAGNVLYGHWSSSGGRLPSTSANRQLLVDVTGMSEEVTFKLTSTANAYLYLLDANGAVLAEDDNSEGGTHARITRTLAAGTYKLVAATATAGQRAEFTVSAEGALLRFPLRLRVQAATRFNWIYDDYGTESDGDVAIYRADLSQYPGYYSLGDVAVPTHDDAPRMSFVVSGEGDVLARPTDYQWIWSDWGSGGSHDVSFWDPVPAPGYICIGTVTTLGYDKPSTDLIRCVKGEYVLPGTPNYVWDDAGSGADFDVNLSQSDPRDYRGLSLSTFKGQNHYGAADPNRFWVLNKSATANPELRGLPTDGQTALQFAPRIWLHSGEYYLPSSVEHFLANVHPDNGYLVTNQALGCDSCTDPAFLDGRRPDQVHVPLYVEVVQRTSNGQPTHITDIIYWAFYPYNNGKRVCIGLYTEWGGCLGAYSTFGNHVGDWEHMTLRFIDGRPHQVYMSQHSGGQTELFGSKWMAILGWHPELYAALGSHGFYQEPARHVYEHLDNGDFLADDTDRGIPWDGWVRPVVFPWQPMGTYSGSLEWLNITQKWGNPAAGCSLSEPISGECVRNGGPDAPMMRGFSQPPALTLE
- a CDS encoding protein kinase domain-containing protein; translation: MSGAVGDGAAGAPTLEGLPAPRPPSPEAPVFPVPGWERYQGVRFLGQGGMGQVFLAYDPRLRRHAALKFVRDGDPGLTRRVLSEARAQARVEHERVCQVYEVGEVQGHAFIAMQYVDGLPLNQLAGQLTVEQMALLLRDAAEGVHAAHRAGLIHRDLKPGNILVERSEDGRLKPYVMDFGLARDWKEQGLTATGAVLGTPHYMAPEQARGEVSRLDRRADVYSLGATLYTLLTGQPPIPGDNGLEVLSNISTLEPRPPRALDPALPVDLEAIVLKCLEKERDARYDSARALAEDLDRFLGGEPVRARPTGPGYRLRKRLRKHRIVVGVAALALLAVTLAAVQVALTRQEARLREHLSRRFTERVERLEALARYSGLSQLHDTRADREALRGHMRALEAEIHEAGARALGPGHYALGRGALALGDEPLAREHLEAAWSHGFREPRVAWSLALVMGHLYQEQLLEAERLRAPEQRESRKQDIQRQYRAPALEWLRQSHGADVPSPEYVAALLAFYEDRLDEALTRLDAMKDRLPWFHEAPLLRGDILQARATRRWNQGDREGALADFEAGRRAYTAAAATGESVPEVHRSLARLEYTVMVMELYSQGDVLPPFTRGLEAVARALQADPDFGLARVLEARFHNRLAEYRLSRGGDVEEPLEKALSAARAAMHLTPEPPRARMEQVHSLWRRARSLQARGLDPHAPLRQAVELLESIPATDQDYEFHATCGLVFKIQADYEDEQGEDSRIARGEAIASYREAIRLDERLPDAWINLGIAYLTRATQSRATAPLEDLEQARAALDTSRKLNPRNYVPYFLGGTLHLELARRRRSQGEEARPDLTTALEFFDGGLAINARIAQLHNGRSAVLLEQAREAWDHGDAPFPLLEQAVRAARLAIEVAPQQGFGHHNVGEALAERATFRARSGEDPRPDLQAAEAAYQEASALLPGGAHYPASLARVHARRAAFELEHAGEPRRSLDRAEAALRQAFERGAREPLAWLAQGEVQGLRARWLARQRRARPEDFEEAARAFEKALELEPRRLDYRVAFGHFCREWAAWRRTSGLEPRPALERGLALADEVLAARPRWADALRLRASLREEAGPSR
- a CDS encoding DMT family transporter; translation: MLGVVAVSWAAPLIRFAEAPSLAISAWRLTFAATPLLALALLRGRSELASLTARTWGWLVLSGLALALHFATWIASLQYTTVASSVALVTTQPVWVALFAWLVLSERVGPRGLAAIGLCLAGSVLIGARDFALGGQALWGDVLAVLGAILAAVYFVIGRRVREALSLGTYVGVVYSVAAVALMGSHLFVDTPLTGFTPRTWAVLAGLALVPQLIGHSLLNASLRHLSTPFVAVSTLGEPVLATLWAVPLLGEKPDWVQLVGGGMALVGVVLMAREEALRQPAPPDMVPAAD
- the pcnB gene encoding polynucleotide adenylyltransferase PcnB, whose amino-acid sequence is MSSNLELFAPPEKASASEPLAVKTAPSETETPSPTPDTRAEEPRPPALAASVEDEADDDEADDEDALEGGFDESGLSAEAVLAAAEAADAAEGREPEVEQVPIVLEPEPEPTPYERELHAPHVRPTGEPAEIDPDELDPDALKVVLRLHQHGHQAYMVGGCVRDLLLGRKPKDFDIATSATPNEVRGIFRNCRLIGRRFRLAHVYFKGGKIIEVSTFRANPTELEPAPSADEDGEVSSEDLLITHDNVFGTAQQDARRRDFTINGLFYDVAEGRVIDYVRGRRDLDERFIRTIGDPEIRLREDPVRILRAVRFAAKLDLDIESRTYAAMEGAVEDLPRCAPARLLEETFRLIRGGVAAPALKLLDALDALKILLPPVSAYLKQYGKEGEKTFYAFTQALDRRVASGEPLDDAILLAMLLMPISRSPAQEEAPSASQEGGRPSVSQVVEDLLAGFVQSARLPRRIAERCRMLLLAQRTLSGERRRRSAAFKRHPLFNEALAVFEMTVEATGEGREQLEAWKAGEVPPPRADASDEGSEGGGQRKRRRRRRRRRPAGGGSSGEGSSSPGSPASGSDAGEA
- a CDS encoding sigma 54-interacting transcriptional regulator, whose translation is MSSQPRPPAWDHSTADVSRSPLTAEGSRLVPALTLAAHPQAHRVGERLLLEALAAGRPVHLSRNEPDFLRPGGALGLHLADPFLSRKPLVFAPGAQEGGIRLEPSEGCRVAVGGEVLREPWELSAGEVAAGVPLELAGRVLLVLHLADPAASEAEDGLGMVGSSAGLQRVRQHITQVADLDVPVLIRGETGSGKELIAQAIHRHSTRRDKPFVSVNLGAIPRELAAAELFGARKGAFTGAVRDQPGFFQAAHEGTLFLDEVGEAPPEVQVMLLRVLETGQLYPVGERTPVTVDVRLVAATDAHLERQIQEGRFKEPLLHRLAGYSIRVPPLRERREDIGLLFHHFARAELEALGEAWRLKPEEPLAEPWLPPALAARLVGHRWSGNIRELRNMVRQLVIGNRGRPCLRLDAQLEQELALAKASRPGRPANAPPPVEAPAVPRRKPSEISEAELLAALQENDWDFQAAADRLRIHRSSIYDLIDKSPNLRTASELSPEEITRCFHECQGDLDAMTRRLQVSKRALGRRVKELGLA